One Natronolimnobius sp. AArcel1 genomic region harbors:
- a CDS encoding helix-turn-helix domain-containing protein, with the protein MTTVVELEVPAERLGLARTFDRVPTFECEIGGLIGDTAPLVHVSGEDRHDVKRALEADPSVDVVASLSGNTQSTGADHNRWLFRLEFGEDIKLFQEIVSSNDGAMLSARSHDNTWSLRLLFHDRESVSTSHALFEQYDYHVNVTRITETDSADLDLDRLETPLTETQYETITMAHELGYFDVPRQVTLEELASEMDISHQALSERLRRSHAALISSELADRHAPKKADP; encoded by the coding sequence ATGACTACGGTCGTCGAACTCGAGGTTCCGGCTGAACGGCTCGGACTTGCACGGACGTTCGATCGCGTCCCGACGTTCGAGTGTGAGATCGGCGGGCTCATTGGCGATACAGCACCGCTGGTACACGTATCGGGCGAAGACCGTCACGATGTCAAACGGGCACTCGAGGCGGATCCGTCGGTCGATGTCGTCGCGAGTCTCAGTGGCAACACGCAGTCGACTGGGGCCGATCACAATCGGTGGCTGTTTCGACTCGAGTTCGGTGAGGATATCAAACTGTTTCAGGAGATCGTCTCCAGTAACGATGGCGCGATGCTCTCGGCACGCAGCCACGACAACACGTGGTCGCTGCGATTGCTCTTTCACGATCGCGAGTCGGTCTCAACCTCGCATGCGCTGTTCGAACAGTACGACTATCACGTCAACGTCACCCGGATCACGGAAACCGATTCGGCGGATCTCGACCTCGACCGGCTCGAGACGCCGCTAACAGAAACACAGTACGAGACGATCACGATGGCACACGAACTGGGCTACTTCGACGTGCCGCGACAGGTAACACTTGAGGAACTCGCTTCTGAGATGGATATCTCCCATCAGGCGCTGTCGGAGCGTCTTCGTCGGAGTCATGCTGCCCTCATTAGTTCGGAGTTGGCTGACCGGCACGCACCGAAAAAGGCAGACCCATAG